The proteins below come from a single Paludibacter jiangxiensis genomic window:
- a CDS encoding tannase/feruloyl esterase family alpha/beta hydrolase translates to MRKIGSIILVSFLLIGNMAFAQNKTISITKADLTKVGTSIAPSQIGEPVGSVKLYEPRWIEATETTPAYAVVEGSIFPVDPQGWPINFRVLLPASWTQHAMQAGGGGMNGTITVREGRNPLINKGFALYGSDSGHQAGGMGFGGPQQKPLASGPTSGDEWAMNDEAIKNMGYMQMKKTHDAAMVIMQRLYGKRPAYNYYVGTSHGGLEALTVAQRYPKDYNGIIANVPIVNFSSLMLAPELIRIREIPAKNWVTPAKVSTIRAEFLRQCDKLDGLSDGIINNYMAARAIFNVNDGIGPKDPWAALRAPNNTDPDPSDKSTSAKLTNEQIKTMEFVYSNYKFATPLANGVKSFGMWLPTIEPDGFGMIDGRRYKGQEGAAENAQIHNFMGTLGVTGFLMQDIKANPLDYVEGGKWNDRRKLLSEWLDSTNPDLSAFYKNGGKMILTIGTMDNIASPGAQLDYYQSLLDKMGRPTIDKFARMYVVPQAGHGLSGRSYKMNGEGKPVDVKNIPSPNGDDNMDMLVNWVEKRQAPAKTLMVDTKGRISPKQQGAGYLLCSYPNYPKYVGGPADQVSSYVSADK, encoded by the coding sequence ATGAGAAAAATAGGTAGTATTATTCTTGTATCGTTTCTTTTGATTGGAAATATGGCTTTTGCTCAGAACAAGACTATTTCCATCACAAAGGCCGATTTGACAAAAGTCGGTACCTCCATTGCTCCTTCACAGATAGGAGAGCCGGTAGGATCAGTAAAGTTGTATGAACCGCGCTGGATTGAAGCAACAGAAACTACTCCGGCTTATGCTGTAGTTGAAGGCTCCATCTTCCCTGTCGACCCACAAGGCTGGCCGATTAACTTCCGCGTACTCCTTCCGGCCAGTTGGACACAACATGCTATGCAAGCCGGTGGTGGAGGTATGAACGGAACCATTACGGTAAGAGAAGGTAGAAATCCATTGATCAATAAAGGCTTTGCGCTTTATGGAAGCGATTCCGGACACCAGGCCGGCGGCATGGGCTTCGGCGGACCGCAGCAAAAACCATTGGCTTCGGGACCTACTTCGGGCGATGAGTGGGCGATGAATGATGAGGCGATCAAAAACATGGGATACATGCAGATGAAAAAAACGCATGATGCAGCCATGGTGATTATGCAAAGATTGTACGGGAAACGTCCTGCTTACAACTACTACGTAGGAACTTCGCACGGAGGCCTCGAAGCTCTGACCGTTGCGCAACGTTATCCGAAAGATTATAACGGCATTATTGCAAATGTGCCTATTGTCAATTTCTCGAGCCTGATGTTGGCTCCCGAACTGATTCGTATTCGGGAAATACCTGCAAAAAACTGGGTTACTCCTGCCAAGGTGAGCACCATCCGTGCCGAATTCTTGCGTCAATGCGACAAACTTGACGGCCTTTCCGACGGTATTATCAATAACTACATGGCTGCCCGTGCTATTTTCAACGTAAACGATGGTATTGGCCCGAAAGATCCCTGGGCAGCATTGCGTGCTCCGAACAATACTGATCCCGATCCGTCGGATAAATCGACATCGGCAAAACTTACCAATGAACAGATCAAAACGATGGAGTTTGTGTACAGTAACTATAAGTTTGCGACTCCTTTGGCCAACGGCGTAAAAAGCTTTGGCATGTGGCTTCCCACGATTGAACCTGATGGTTTTGGAATGATTGACGGCCGTCGTTACAAAGGACAGGAGGGCGCTGCTGAAAACGCACAAATCCACAATTTTATGGGTACACTGGGTGTGACAGGATTCCTTATGCAGGATATTAAGGCCAACCCGCTCGATTATGTTGAAGGTGGTAAATGGAATGATCGTCGCAAATTGCTCTCTGAATGGCTTGATTCTACCAATCCAGATCTTTCGGCTTTCTATAAAAACGGTGGAAAAATGATTCTTACCATCGGCACAATGGATAATATTGCATCGCCGGGTGCTCAACTTGACTATTACCAGTCGCTGCTTGACAAAATGGGTCGTCCTACAATTGACAAGTTTGCTCGTATGTACGTTGTGCCTCAAGCCGGTCATGGTTTGTCGGGACGCAGCTATAAGATGAACGGTGAAGGCAAGCCTGTGGATGTGAAAAATATCCCGTCTCCCAACGGTGATGATAATATGGATATGCTGGTCAACTGGGTGGAAAAGAGACAGGCTCCGGCAAAAACGCTGATGGTCGATACAAAAGGCCGGATCAGCCCGAAACAACAAGGTGCGGGTTATTTGTTGTGTTCCTATCCCAACTATCCGAAATATGTTGGCGGTCCTGCCGACCAGGTTTCTTCGTACGTCAGCGCCGATAAATAG
- a CDS encoding energy transducer TonB yields the protein MRRLPFHNLVCCLLISLFATSCIHFHHDNEDQEPATQPNSNQPSKSTIREYHNDPYSDVYTVCEEMPQFRDGDVSEYLKQHIRYPAAAVEQGIQGRVIVQFIVNRFGKVIDPQVVRGVDPSLNEEALRVVRNMPRWKPGRQRNQAVNVKYTLPIPFWLK from the coding sequence ATGAGACGACTCCCCTTTCATAACCTTGTCTGTTGTTTGCTAATTTCGCTGTTTGCGACAAGCTGCATCCATTTTCATCACGACAATGAAGATCAGGAGCCGGCTACACAACCTAATAGCAACCAACCTTCTAAGAGCACTATCCGTGAATACCATAACGATCCCTATTCGGATGTTTACACGGTCTGTGAAGAGATGCCTCAATTTCGTGATGGCGATGTTTCCGAATACCTGAAACAACACATCCGTTACCCTGCCGCTGCCGTCGAGCAAGGCATACAGGGAAGAGTTATCGTTCAGTTTATCGTGAATCGTTTCGGAAAAGTAATTGACCCGCAGGTAGTTCGGGGAGTAGACCCCTCACTGAACGAGGAAGCGCTTCGCGTAGTCCGCAATATGCCCAGGTGGAAGCCGGGACGACAACGAAATCAGGCGGTCAATGTAAAGTATACACTTCCTATACCATTCTGGCTCAAATGA
- a CDS encoding alpha-L-arabinofuranosidase C-terminal domain-containing protein: protein MKKTTLNKHFLCSIAVGAMLLLCPIVSAQKAKLTLDFTQPGANVSPMLYGLMTEEINHSYDGGLYAELIRNRIFKDNKTKPEGWSLVQQDTASRASIKLIAADPDNVPFDERRHSINSALTTCLRLTVAKGGSRVGVANEGYWGIPVKPSTTYKASFYMKGTGSMQFPRRPGMPARPQNATPAPVIENNTAGPITVTIESNDGKTVYATGTITLEKSTFWKKYEVTLTTAANVEPTTDARFVISTDRTGLYYFNLVSLFPPTYNNRPNGNRIDLTQMMVDMKPKFLRFPGGNFLEGPDFANAFPWKTTLGPIDNRPGHKGSWGYRPTDGMGLYEFLMWCEEIGAEPVLGVYAGYSLNGDHVDAGPLLKPYVEDALDEIEYVTGDKSTYWGAKRAADGHPEPFKLTYVEIGNEDWFDRTNSYDGRFKQFREAIEKKYPQLTCISTITDTQNPDLKVTGKKPDVMDEHYYRNSWEMFANASQYDKYDRKSSKVFVGEWATREGAPTTNLHAALGDAAWMTGMERNSDLIIMSCYAPLFVNVNTATSTAPKAWQWDSDLIGYNALTAFGSPSYYVQKAFGEYLGNKIVPATAINIPTQNPPLSKRDSINGTKPAPVPVIFYSATQDDKTGMIYLKVVNASGKIQPVEINLKGLAKVDKKATIVVIKGAKPEDTNTISEPKKIVPATFAIKGIGTTFSQKLAPYSVNILQLKIQK, encoded by the coding sequence ATGAAAAAAACGACTCTGAACAAGCATTTTCTTTGTTCTATCGCAGTGGGAGCAATGTTGTTGCTTTGTCCCATTGTTTCGGCTCAGAAAGCCAAATTAACACTGGATTTTACGCAGCCCGGCGCCAATGTAAGTCCGATGCTTTACGGCCTGATGACCGAAGAGATCAACCACTCATACGACGGTGGTTTATATGCCGAACTGATTCGTAACCGCATTTTCAAAGACAATAAAACCAAACCGGAAGGATGGAGTTTGGTTCAACAGGATACAGCTTCCCGAGCCTCCATCAAATTGATTGCAGCTGATCCCGATAATGTCCCTTTCGACGAGAGACGACACTCTATTAACTCCGCGCTTACCACTTGCCTGCGACTTACCGTAGCCAAAGGCGGTAGTCGGGTAGGGGTTGCCAACGAAGGCTACTGGGGTATTCCGGTAAAACCGTCGACTACTTACAAAGCTTCGTTTTACATGAAAGGTACCGGTAGCATGCAGTTTCCACGTCGCCCGGGTATGCCCGCAAGACCGCAAAATGCCACTCCAGCTCCCGTTATCGAAAATAATACCGCAGGTCCGATAACCGTTACTATTGAGAGCAATGATGGCAAAACGGTGTACGCAACGGGAACCATTACGCTTGAAAAAAGCACTTTCTGGAAAAAATATGAGGTGACATTGACTACCGCTGCCAATGTAGAACCTACCACCGATGCCCGCTTTGTGATCTCAACCGATCGCACGGGTCTCTACTACTTCAATTTAGTATCGCTATTTCCGCCAACCTATAATAACCGTCCGAATGGTAACCGTATCGATCTGACTCAGATGATGGTGGATATGAAGCCGAAATTTCTGCGTTTCCCGGGAGGTAATTTCCTCGAAGGCCCCGATTTTGCGAACGCGTTTCCCTGGAAAACAACATTAGGACCTATTGATAATCGTCCGGGACATAAAGGTTCCTGGGGGTATCGTCCGACCGACGGGATGGGGCTTTACGAATTTCTGATGTGGTGTGAGGAAATCGGCGCAGAACCTGTTTTGGGAGTATATGCCGGTTATTCTCTCAATGGCGACCACGTGGATGCAGGGCCGCTCCTCAAACCGTACGTGGAGGATGCTTTGGATGAAATAGAATACGTTACCGGAGATAAATCGACTTACTGGGGTGCAAAACGTGCCGCAGACGGACATCCCGAGCCATTCAAACTCACTTATGTGGAGATTGGTAACGAAGATTGGTTCGACCGTACCAACAGCTACGACGGCCGTTTCAAACAGTTCCGCGAAGCGATTGAAAAAAAATACCCGCAACTGACCTGTATTTCAACCATTACCGATACACAGAACCCCGATCTGAAAGTGACGGGTAAAAAGCCGGATGTGATGGACGAACACTACTACCGTAATTCGTGGGAGATGTTTGCCAATGCTTCTCAATACGATAAATACGACCGTAAAAGTTCGAAGGTTTTTGTAGGCGAATGGGCTACCCGCGAAGGAGCTCCCACTACCAACCTTCATGCTGCGTTGGGTGATGCGGCCTGGATGACAGGTATGGAACGCAATTCCGATCTTATTATCATGTCGTGCTATGCCCCGCTTTTTGTCAACGTGAATACTGCTACATCAACTGCTCCTAAAGCATGGCAATGGGATTCCGACCTGATCGGTTACAACGCTCTCACAGCTTTCGGTTCTCCTTCTTATTATGTTCAGAAAGCGTTTGGCGAATATTTGGGGAATAAAATAGTACCTGCAACGGCGATTAATATTCCTACTCAGAATCCTCCGTTGTCTAAGAGAGACAGCATTAACGGTACCAAACCGGCTCCGGTTCCGGTGATCTTCTATTCGGCTACGCAGGACGATAAAACCGGAATGATCTATCTGAAAGTAGTGAATGCTTCCGGTAAGATACAGCCGGTGGAAATCAATCTGAAAGGGTTGGCTAAAGTGGACAAGAAAGCGACGATAGTGGTGATTAAAGGTGCAAAGCCCGAAGATACCAATACTATCAGCGAACCAAAAAAGATTGTGCCGGCTACATTTGCTATCAAGGGAATCGGTACCACGTTCTCGCAGAAACTGGCTCCTTATTCGGTCAATATTCTGCAACTTAAGATTCAAAAGTAG
- a CDS encoding energy transducer TonB, with product MKKEFQQYYAPSNRHLIATVVLILSISIPVVLCGQNQSNSKHPVKNILKAQKQPQSSDTLCYLLRCKVTDKSDAWIDKDMLEKQDSVQITTLNGIQTEIDRKKALVIKHQKQYKTEDNWIGGLVVEEMPSFPEGDVSKYILKHLIYPHKALKDKVQGRVIVQFWVNKDGSIGEVEVVRGHTPELNDEAVRVVESMPKWKPARQRNQPVRCKYTLPVNFRLPEESVELICPVMPIPEFPGNISEYLQKNVNYPKKALKKGIEGRVIVQMVIEKDGSVIDVQVIRGVNRDLDAEALRVVKAMPHWIPAKENNQPIRCKYTLPVNFILPKPAQP from the coding sequence ATGAAAAAAGAATTCCAACAATATTACGCACCTTCAAACAGGCACCTTATAGCAACAGTTGTCCTGATTCTGTCCATATCGATACCGGTCGTGCTTTGTGGCCAAAATCAGTCGAACAGTAAGCATCCGGTTAAGAACATCCTTAAAGCTCAAAAGCAGCCGCAATCCTCCGACACGCTCTGTTACCTGCTCCGGTGTAAGGTAACTGATAAATCGGATGCGTGGATCGATAAAGACATGCTTGAAAAACAAGATAGCGTTCAGATTACAACGTTAAACGGCATCCAGACTGAAATCGACCGAAAAAAGGCATTAGTAATTAAACACCAGAAACAATATAAAACAGAGGACAATTGGATTGGAGGTTTGGTTGTTGAAGAGATGCCCAGTTTTCCTGAAGGTGATGTTTCTAAATACATCCTCAAACACCTTATTTATCCACACAAAGCACTGAAAGATAAAGTCCAGGGAAGAGTCATTGTACAGTTCTGGGTTAACAAAGACGGTTCAATTGGAGAAGTCGAGGTTGTAAGAGGCCACACTCCCGAGCTGAACGACGAAGCAGTAAGAGTGGTGGAATCGATGCCCAAGTGGAAACCGGCCAGACAACGCAATCAGCCAGTTCGGTGCAAATATACTTTGCCTGTAAATTTCAGGCTACCAGAAGAAAGCGTGGAACTCATTTGTCCGGTTATGCCGATACCCGAATTTCCCGGTAATATCAGTGAATATCTTCAAAAGAATGTAAACTATCCCAAAAAGGCACTTAAAAAAGGCATTGAAGGAAGAGTTATTGTACAAATGGTGATTGAAAAAGACGGTTCTGTTATTGATGTTCAAGTTATCCGAGGAGTTAATCGCGATTTAGATGCCGAAGCTCTTCGTGTTGTTAAAGCAATGCCCCACTGGATTCCCGCAAAAGAAAATAACCAGCCAATCCGATGCAAATATACTTTGCCTGTAAATTTCATTTTACCCAAACCGGCTCAACCATGA
- a CDS encoding AAA family ATPase, whose protein sequence is MSQNMPLIITISRQLGCGGAYIGEALANHFGISYADRDIISQTAQKLSLHERDIAHRDEKIITAWQTFLQSITRTPDRIEHQPLPPTDKELFLAEKEVIERLATERSAVIMGRCGSFILRNHPNHISLFLHACTPFRIQRLCEDCSVSETRAQKMIQESDKKRSEYVHQFTGQIWMDATKYDLSVRTDILGVEECTEGIIRVVEKIIAKKTCEVCEE, encoded by the coding sequence ATGTCACAGAACATGCCTTTAATCATCACCATCAGCCGTCAGCTCGGGTGCGGAGGAGCTTATATCGGCGAAGCACTTGCAAACCATTTCGGCATTTCGTATGCCGATCGCGATATAATTTCCCAGACGGCTCAGAAACTATCTTTGCATGAAAGAGATATTGCGCACCGTGACGAAAAGATCATCACAGCCTGGCAGACTTTCCTGCAATCGATTACCCGCACTCCCGACCGGATAGAGCATCAGCCATTGCCTCCCACCGATAAAGAGCTATTTCTGGCCGAGAAAGAAGTGATCGAACGTTTGGCAACCGAACGCTCAGCAGTAATAATGGGGCGTTGCGGTTCATTTATTCTGCGTAACCATCCCAACCATATTAGCCTTTTTCTTCATGCCTGCACACCATTTCGTATTCAACGGCTGTGTGAAGATTGCAGTGTGTCCGAAACACGGGCTCAGAAAATGATTCAGGAAAGCGACAAAAAGAGGTCGGAATATGTGCATCAGTTTACCGGTCAGATATGGATGGATGCAACAAAATACGATCTTTCCGTGCGTACGGATATTCTTGGCGTAGAAGAATGTACCGAAGGAATTATTCGTGTGGTTGAAAAGATTATTGCAAAAAAGACGTGTGAAGTGTGCGAAGAATAA
- a CDS encoding energy transducer TonB yields MQRFSLYIRIRFLQYHLFGLGLLFALTKKRWFFERKIAVGVLLLTFINLVTTDNKSIAQNGKQNKINKNDSIPHFSPADNSPIPDATPVDPPSSKQPVNEERNPDVFCYVIEEMPTFPGGDIAEYLAKNVVYPPKAIEQKQEGRVIIQMTIDSTGYVINPRVMRGVCAELDSEALRVVKAMPCWIPGRARNKAIGMHYMLPINFRINSQKK; encoded by the coding sequence ATGCAACGATTTTCTCTCTATATCCGCATCCGTTTTCTGCAGTACCATTTGTTCGGGCTTGGGCTATTGTTTGCCCTAACAAAAAAGAGATGGTTTTTCGAACGCAAAATAGCGGTTGGAGTTCTTTTGTTGACATTTATCAATCTGGTAACAACAGACAATAAGAGCATTGCACAGAACGGGAAACAAAATAAAATCAACAAGAACGATTCTATCCCGCATTTTTCTCCGGCGGACAACAGCCCGATACCAGATGCCACACCCGTCGATCCGCCTTCCTCAAAACAACCTGTTAACGAAGAGAGAAATCCGGACGTATTTTGTTATGTAATTGAAGAAATGCCTACGTTCCCCGGAGGTGACATTGCAGAATATCTTGCTAAGAACGTTGTCTATCCCCCAAAAGCAATTGAGCAAAAGCAGGAGGGAAGAGTGATTATTCAAATGACCATCGATTCAACCGGATATGTGATCAACCCCAGAGTTATGCGGGGTGTTTGTGCCGAACTGGACAGCGAAGCTTTACGGGTAGTAAAAGCCATGCCGTGCTGGATTCCGGGAAGAGCCCGTAATAAAGCGATCGGAATGCATTACATGCTACCCATCAACTTTCGAATAAATTCGCAGAAGAAATGA
- a CDS encoding energy transducer TonB: MKKLTLHTRIRFLKYQSFGFGVLFALTKQRWFFERKIATGIVLLSLMNLLNSCHNPQSNNQINIPDSIKPSKIANQHNTLNNEEGIIPSKKNNQPASLKYQASGKKPSVNYTCYLIIEPMPEFPGGYDSLQSFIARNLQYPRTAQENGIQGRVVVQFTIDTDGSITNVHVIRSVDPALDNEAIRVVKTMPKWKPGTNKNKPVAVQYTCPFNFNLK; this comes from the coding sequence ATGAAAAAACTCACTCTCCATACCCGCATTCGTTTTCTAAAATACCAGTCGTTCGGATTTGGCGTTTTATTTGCCCTAACCAAACAGAGATGGTTTTTCGAACGGAAGATCGCAACTGGTATTGTATTGCTTTCGCTAATGAATTTACTAAACAGCTGTCATAACCCACAATCAAACAATCAAATAAATATACCAGATAGCATTAAGCCATCGAAAATCGCCAATCAACATAACACTTTGAATAATGAGGAAGGCATCATACCATCAAAAAAAAATAATCAACCGGCAAGTCTCAAATACCAGGCTTCAGGCAAAAAGCCCTCTGTGAATTATACCTGTTACCTGATTATTGAACCAATGCCGGAATTTCCGGGAGGATACGACTCTCTTCAGTCATTTATTGCAAGAAACCTTCAATATCCTCGTACTGCTCAGGAAAACGGAATACAAGGACGAGTCGTTGTTCAATTTACGATTGATACAGACGGATCTATTACGAATGTACATGTTATCCGAAGTGTAGATCCAGCTCTGGATAATGAAGCAATACGGGTTGTAAAAACCATGCCAAAATGGAAACCTGGAACCAATAAAAATAAACCTGTAGCCGTTCAATACACATGTCCGTTCAACTTTAATTTGAAATGA
- a CDS encoding energy transducer TonB: MKTLLFCSLMILSLMFFGCKPKHSPESKSEIGRQTHNKIGTLNNIDAVELSPVFPEGDVDAYIQQHIHYPSIARERKKEGRVIVQFVINRDGSICNVEVIRGGIPELNEEAIRVVKSMPKWKPAFLINTPVRCRYVLAITFKLPPTPVTFRCPAETK; the protein is encoded by the coding sequence ATGAAGACACTTTTATTTTGTTCTTTAATGATTTTGTCTCTAATGTTCTTTGGGTGTAAACCGAAACATAGCCCTGAATCCAAGTCCGAAATTGGAAGACAAACACACAATAAGATCGGCACATTAAACAACATCGATGCGGTAGAACTATCCCCCGTATTTCCTGAAGGTGATGTTGATGCTTATATACAACAACATATTCATTATCCTTCCATTGCCCGCGAAAGAAAAAAAGAAGGAAGGGTGATCGTACAATTTGTAATAAACAGAGATGGATCCATTTGTAACGTAGAGGTTATAAGAGGAGGTATCCCGGAGCTTAACGAAGAAGCTATCCGTGTCGTAAAATCGATGCCAAAATGGAAACCCGCATTCCTCATAAATACTCCGGTTAGGTGCAGGTATGTTCTTGCTATTACCTTCAAATTACCACCGACACCTGTAACTTTTCGATGTCCAGCAGAAACAAAATGA
- a CDS encoding GNAT family N-acetyltransferase — MTIQYTSFAYTESYCRAVDVVARERQYLGATEGFPLDASFSFAKTIIENNLAQYFAIDNNQVVGWCDIIPKSYEGLGHVGVLGMGVISEYRGKGLGTLLLQKTIEHARNINHLEKVELDVFESNSSAIARYRKFGFEVEGKRENGRKLDDVYDNILLMRKFI; from the coding sequence ATGACCATTCAATATACCTCTTTCGCCTATACCGAATCCTATTGCCGGGCTGTTGATGTAGTGGCCCGTGAAAGGCAATACCTTGGTGCGACCGAAGGTTTTCCCCTCGATGCTTCGTTCTCCTTTGCCAAAACCATCATTGAGAATAATCTGGCACAATACTTTGCCATCGACAACAATCAGGTGGTGGGTTGGTGCGACATCATCCCCAAGAGCTACGAAGGATTGGGTCATGTCGGGGTATTGGGCATGGGTGTTATCTCTGAATACAGAGGAAAAGGGTTGGGAACATTGTTACTACAAAAAACAATCGAACACGCCCGCAACATCAATCATCTTGAAAAAGTTGAGCTGGACGTATTCGAATCAAATAGTTCTGCCATTGCCCGATACCGGAAGTTCGGGTTCGAGGTGGAAGGCAAAAGAGAAAATGGAAGAAAACTGGACGATGTCTACGACAATATACTGTTAATGAGAAAATTTATTTGA
- a CDS encoding energy transducer TonB, which produces MKKFTLNTRIRFLKCQSFGFGVLYALTRQKWFFERKISAGIILLSLMNLLATHHAFSKNQYNITKRGNKSTNSIKQLNDTTINQPIITATCYEVYTPIEEMPEYPGGNDSLRLFIRNNTQYPANAVKQKIEGRVIVQFTVNTDGSISEVIIVRSIDPELDAEAIRLIHAMPKWEPAKQQNQPVQCRFTLPINFTLPKGTK; this is translated from the coding sequence ATGAAAAAATTCACCCTAAATACCCGCATTCGTTTTCTAAAATGCCAGTCGTTCGGATTTGGCGTTTTATATGCTCTGACCAGACAGAAATGGTTTTTCGAACGAAAAATTTCAGCCGGAATTATATTATTGTCGCTGATGAATTTATTGGCTACCCACCATGCATTTTCAAAGAACCAATATAACATTACCAAAAGAGGAAACAAATCAACTAATTCCATAAAACAGCTCAATGACACAACTATCAATCAACCCATTATAACGGCTACTTGTTACGAAGTATATACACCGATCGAAGAGATGCCTGAATATCCCGGAGGAAATGATTCATTGCGACTGTTTATTCGCAACAACACACAATATCCAGCAAATGCAGTAAAACAAAAAATCGAAGGTCGGGTCATTGTTCAATTTACTGTCAATACTGACGGATCGATTTCGGAAGTCATTATTGTAAGAAGCATCGATCCCGAACTGGATGCCGAAGCCATACGGCTTATTCATGCAATGCCAAAATGGGAACCTGCAAAACAACAGAATCAGCCTGTCCAATGCAGATTTACATTGCCTATTAATTTCACTTTACCCAAGGGAACAAAATGA
- a CDS encoding radical SAM/SPASM domain-containing protein, whose product MKLSLYAITFESYSACNLRCVYCYNTWKRPGGEDPFRYSHKQALKTLKELYKQADIKQLSITGGEPLLNEFVAELILTAKLKGSNVSIISNGNGAQDGNYRLYKELGVDLFLMPLHSARPEVHDAMTQTPGSWQKSLNSIKSCTELGIYVVPMMVLTRFNIAHAEETLRFYHQNGLTRIMVNRYNIGGAGIQDQHLSPSKEELQQTFSKLDKVAEELQLTVSSNVCTPFCVLNPDDYPHIAFGACSPDPLSRPLTVDATGNVRTCNHSPIVAGNIFKQNLAEILFDSPYINSWSEIVPDYCISCNIYYKCRGGCRAASEQLGLSLHHVDPLVTL is encoded by the coding sequence ATGAAACTCTCGCTCTACGCCATCACCTTCGAATCTTATTCGGCCTGCAACCTGCGGTGCGTCTATTGCTACAATACATGGAAGCGACCAGGAGGCGAGGATCCGTTTCGTTATTCGCACAAGCAGGCTTTGAAAACACTAAAAGAGCTTTACAAACAAGCTGACATCAAACAACTGTCGATTACCGGAGGTGAACCTCTACTCAACGAATTTGTAGCAGAGCTCATCTTGACGGCTAAGCTGAAAGGCTCCAACGTTTCCATCATTAGCAATGGCAACGGAGCACAAGACGGTAATTACCGCTTATACAAAGAACTGGGAGTCGATCTCTTTTTGATGCCACTACATTCCGCCCGTCCCGAAGTACACGATGCCATGACACAGACTCCGGGTTCCTGGCAAAAGAGTCTGAATTCCATCAAAAGCTGTACGGAGCTGGGTATTTACGTGGTGCCCATGATGGTGCTAACCCGTTTCAATATTGCGCATGCAGAAGAGACGCTTCGGTTTTACCATCAAAACGGACTGACCCGCATCATGGTGAACCGGTATAATATCGGTGGAGCCGGCATTCAGGACCAGCATCTTTCTCCCTCAAAAGAAGAGTTGCAGCAAACCTTTTCAAAGCTGGATAAAGTAGCAGAAGAGCTACAACTGACGGTATCGTCGAATGTTTGCACCCCGTTTTGCGTACTCAATCCCGACGATTATCCTCACATTGCTTTCGGAGCATGCAGTCCCGACCCGCTTTCGCGCCCACTCACAGTTGATGCAACGGGAAATGTACGCACCTGCAACCACTCGCCCATCGTGGCGGGAAATATTTTCAAACAAAATCTTGCTGAAATCCTGTTCGATTCACCGTACATCAACTCCTGGAGCGAAATTGTGCCCGACTATTGCATCTCCTGCAACATCTACTACAAATGTCGTGGAGGTTGTCGTGCCGCTTCCGAGCAACTCGGGCTGTCGCTACACCATGTCGATCCATTGGTTACCCTATAA